The genomic window AACTAGCGAACAAAACCAAAACTTAGGGTTAGCTAATACTCTTTTGGATAATCTTAATACCATCAAACCTTCTAATTTGAGAAAGTCTTCATTAAAATATGACGGTAATAAGTTTACTATTGTGCAGACAGGTTTTAACCATAAGTTTTTAATAGATGATATTCATTTAGCTATAAAAGGTGATTATCAAGCTCATAAAGACTTTATTTTAAATTCTGTACTAAAAGAGATAGACGATTATAATTTCAGTGATAAGAGTATGTCAAAGTATGGTAATATGAAAGTTATGTTAGAATCTATTATGAAATATTACGGTTTTGACTGTAGTGTTAGATACCCTTTATATTCTAATAATGAAGATTTTAAAGGCTTTTTAAAAACCCTGAACATTTCTATAGAAAAAGTAACTCTTAATTAAGGCTCTGTATTTATTTGTTTCAAAGTATTTATGTAGATACACTTATAATCTACTTCACATACACCTTTTTCTGGATGTTCAATATATACTAATTTTCCAAGCATAAATCTTGATAAATCATCTCCAGTTATTTTTACAAGGCTTGGTCCAAGTTCAGTATTCATAAGTCATTGTTATTTCAACAACTCTTTTATATACTTCTATACTGTATGAGTGGGTTAGTACTTGCATACAACGGTTTTGTGTATGGTTAGTTGCGTGTTTAAGCAACTAATTTAGTAAACAAAAACGAACGCGAGAAAATTCCGAAGGAATTTTCCAAATAAGCACTTGCCAAAGCAATTAATTATACACGGTGTTGCCAGTAGTTTTTATTCCTTTTCGGTCAGTTTTATTTCAATCGAACTTTCGGGAAAACCTATCAGTTTATTTTCAAAGATATACATTACTCTATCTCTCATTATTAAACTATCCTTTTCTATTTTATAATCATAGTTATTTAGAAACCGTAATGATAATTTCAGACTGTCTCCAAGTTTTTCATATTCTCCATAATATAGAGTCAAAATAGAATCTTTAGAATGTTTCTTTATTTCTCTTAAACTTACTCCATCAGGATTTTTTTCAATGTGTATTATAAAACTTCTGTTATCGTTCGTGAAACTAAATTCCGAATAATCGAATGGATGATTTTCCAACCAAGAATTCCAAAAGAAAGTAAAAAGTAGGGGACAAATAATTCCGTTAATAAGGAACAAAGCTGAATATCCTTTTTTTATGAAGTATAGAATTATTGCAATCAATAAGTTTATTCCGATAGTTATAAATCTAGGGAATGTAATTCCATTAGACATAAATATATTCGGCTCAATATCAGCAACCCATATTTTCAGTAGAAATATGTCAATTAATAAAATCAGAACTCCAATTCCGATAAATAATTTTTTTTCTGATTTCGTCATTCTCAAATTACTGGCAACGTTGATGTATAAGAATAGTTGCGGGTTTGTATGCGAGGATTTTCCGAAGGAAAATCAGATGTAGCAAACACGCAACTACCTTTTTTTTAGCACTAAACCGCAATTATTTTTATACGGTGTTAGGCACAGTTTTTATTCTTTTTTTATTTCTCCATTTTCGTTAAACAGAGTTGTTTTTATTAAAATTCCGTCATTGTCATAAACAGAAACTTCTTTAATTTTTCCGTTTTGATAATATCTTTTTAATTCTCCGATTACAAGTCCGTTTTTAAATTCCGCTTTCAGCCGAATTTTTCCGTTTGAGTAATAATCAGTTTCAATTCCGTCACAAACCTTTTCGCAATTCATAAACTTATAGTTAGGAATTATTCCAAGTTTTTTAAGTTGTTCCCGACTTGTGCCTTTTTTATAGGAAACATTTGTCTTTTTTATATATTCTTCGATTCTCGGTTTAACTAAAGTGTCTGAATTTATTAGTTTGTCAATTACAATTTTACGTACTTCTCCAATTTCGGTTGCGACAAGTTTATACTCTCCTTTAGTCAGAAGAATTATTGTTCCGTCAAAGTCCGATATATTATACTTGGTTCCGTCCTTTTCAAGATGATAGTAATCACTTCTTTCAATTTCGTTTGAGCAAGAATCTTTCAAAAATAGATTGAATTTAATTTCTTGACTAAATCCAGAAATGGTAGAAAAAAGTAATATTAAAATCGTTAATTTCATTGGTCTGTCAAATTGTGCCTAACGGTTACGTATATGGAAAGTTGCGTGTTTGTATGCGAGGATTTTCCGAAGGAAAATCAGCAGCTAGCAAACAAAGCAACTAAGATTGGTTAAGCTAAAAATAGCAATTTTTTATATACAATGTTGGCAGTAGTTATTTTTCATTTATTGTTTCTCTAAATTTCAGAATCTCTTTTTTCAAAACTTCGTCGTTAACCAATTGAATTGATTTATTGATGTTAATTTTAGCATTGCTATCGTCATACAGTTGATAATATGCTCGTGACATATTATAATGAAAATAACCTCTTTTTTCTCCACTTCTTTTCAAGACTAATTCCTTTGTTGTATAGGTTCGATTGCTTTATTAAATTCATCGTTTCTTGCTCTTGAAAAGCCATAATTCAAATAGGTTATTGCATCAAGGCTATCAATCCGCAAAGATTGTTCAAAGTATTCATAGGACTTATCAAAGTCTTTAAGGTCAGCACTTACATTCCCTAAAGCATTAATTATAATTGTATTATTAGGTTCTAGTTTATTTGCGGATTCATAAAATCCTCTAGAGCTTTTAAAGTTCAGTTGGGAACTTTGCTCAATACCTTTGTCAAAGTCAAAAGCAGCTATTGAGTCTTTAATCAGTCCATTTTCAAACGAGTTTTTATAAAACACATTTGTATTTCCGTCTTTTGTTGTAACAATTTTTTCTTTGTCAGAATAGATATCATTCTTACAGCTCAAAATGAAAATAAAAATTATTAATATGTACAGGTGTTTCATAATTACTGCCAACGTTTATGTATAAGAATAGTTGCGGGTTTGTATGCGAAGATTTTCCGAAGGAAAATCAGACGTTACAAACACGCAACGACCTTTGATTAAGCACTAAACCGCAATTATTTTTATACGGTGTTGCCATTTCGTTGTTTTTCAGAGTTCAAATTATCCGATTAAACTCCGTTTTCCACTTTTCAGCGATTGAGTAAATTCATTCAGCGTTTTATTCCGCAATATTTTCAATTCCGAAACTAGCTAAATTCTACTCAAAATTCATTCAGCGTTTGAGTGATTATACAGAGTCTTTTATTCAGCCGTTTGCTTTTTATTCCTGAAAATTTTAAAAATTAATGAAGCATTAATAATAAATGCAGGAATTATAAAAACATCTTTAACTGTGTTTATTCCCAGAACGTCATATTGTAAAAATATCATCGAAAGGAAAATAATAATTGTCGAAATTATTAATCCAGTTTTTATGTAATTCATATTCAATTTGTTTTAGTTAGATTTTCGTAAAGTTATTCAATTCAGTTTTTTATTCAACGTTTTATTTGTCAAAAATTAGCTTTTTCTAAATTCAGCTTTCCCTTTTCGAGTGCGTTACGCAATGAATGGCAACGTGATTGTGTATGGTTAGTTGCGTGGTTAAGCAACTAATTTAGTAAATAAATCACAGATAGAATATTCCGCAGGAATGTTCGTAAGTCGGCAGTGAACCAAGCAATTAATTATACACGGTGTTACCAACTGTGTTTTCTATCTGGGATTCTATAATTTATCGAAATCCTATCTTCAATTTTGACTAACTTCGTTTTTGCAGGTTTTGGTGTTTGGTTATCCTCTTTTTGATGCGGTTCTGATTCATCAAATTCAATCAGTTCAATATTGGTCTCTGGAATTATATAAACTTGCGAATAATCTGTATCGATATCTAATCGACCAAATCTTTTTATATTTTTAAAATAAATAGTCAATTGTTGAATACCATTGTGTCTCATTAAAGTTCCTATTTCAAATGTTTTTGAGCTACTTGGATGGTCATTAATTACATAACCATATTTATCAGATTGTTTACTCAAGTCTTTAGTCAGATATAGAGTATCACTAATTTTAATTTCAATATTTTCCTTTATTCCATAATATAGAAGTTGAATAACATTTGATGTGTCATTTTTAATCGCTATTTGCTTTTCTAATGCATTCAGTTTTATTTTTTCTTTTCTTTTTTGAGTGAAACTTTCCCATTTTTTAGAGTTAATAGTATCTGAGAGGCTAACAATTCGAGCTGGTTTAAAATCCTCTATTCTAGTTATTTCTTTATATTCTTTATATTCTTTATTCTGTCCAAATAAATTAATTTGAACAAGAACAATCGATATAAATATAAGTTTTTTCATTTTTGGTAACGTATTTTTCTTAAAATTCAGAAAGCGATAAATTCGGATTCGGAACAGGTTTTTGCTTTTCACGAACCACATTGTTGGTAACAATTGTATATAGTTAGTACTAACTATATATCTATTATATGTAGTACTAACTATATATCTATTATATGCGCACTAAGATAGTAAATCTTTAATTTCTGTAAAGGAACTTGTAGCAACATGTGTATAAATTTCTGTAGTTTTAGTAGAGTTATGTCCTAAAAGTAATTGAATGTAGCGAATATCTGTACCACTTTCCAGTAAATGCGTGGCAAAACTATGTCTTAACATATGGGGAGTAACTCTTTGTTTAATACCTGCATTTTTGGCAGATTTAACAACAATTTGTAATACACTAGAGCTACTGTATGGATTGCCAGGAATGGGATTTTCAAACAAATATGTTTTAGGTCTGTAAATTTTAAAATACGTTCTCATGTCTTCCAGAACACTTTTGTTGAGAACTGTATAGCGGTCTTTATTACCTTTAGCTTGTTCAACTCTAATAACCATTCTTTTACTATCAATGTCTTTTATTTTTAATTGTAAGAGTTCATTTCTTCGTAAGCCAGAAGAGTACAATAAGCTTATAATACATTTATGTTTTATGTTGTTCGTAAAGTTAATTATTGTAATTATTTCTTCTTTCGATAATACTTTTGGCAATTTAGATTCTTTTCTAGGTCTTTCAATAGAGTAGAACCGGTTAGGCATTCCTAAAACCATTTCGTAATAAAATTTAATAGCATTGATAGACATATTAATATATGAATTAGACTTGTCTTCTTTAATTAGTTTTTGAAGATAGAGCCTAATATCATTTTCGTTAATACTAAATAATTCCCTTTGTTTATAATGATTAATAAATTTCTCAAAACTATGAACATAGTTTTTTACTGTGCTATTCGAATATTTTTTTAGTTCTAATTTTTGTAGAAATTCATCAGGACATGTTCTAAAATTTTTTTTTATAGATCGTTCTCTAAACCAAGATACATCCGTAGTTTTGTTATCACTATTAAGTTTTCTGTCTTTAAAAAAGTAGTTGCAATTAACCCAGGCAACACCCTTAAATTTTTCAAAAACCAAACTGACATTAGATTTGTTGTTTAGAATATATACCATATTAAACTCTTTACTCCATTTAGGGTTTGGTAATTCTTTAATTAGAGCTTGAATGACTTTATCTGAGTTGAATTGTAAGCCAATACATTGTTTTTCTTTAATAAAAAGATGTTTCAATGTGATATGTTTATTTAGCATATAAATATTTTGAATACAAGGTATTTATATGAAACGAAATAGTCGTATCTTAAACGAATAGTATTCGTGTAATACACACTTAAATTTATTTATGAAATTAAAGAAAAAAGAATGTTTAGCTTGTGGAAAAGAATTGATTGGACGTTCGGATAAAAGGTTTTGTGATTTGCATTGCAAAAGTTCTTATCATTATCGTAAATCTTTAGAAGAAACTCCTAGGTTTTATAGTAAAGTAGATAATCAGTTAAAACTGAATCGAAAAATTCTTAAGAACTACAATAAATCTGGAAAAGCAACTATACGAGCATTGACAGTTTTAGGTTTAGGTTTTAATCCTAGCTTTTTTACACATTATTGGAAAAATGCAAAAGGGGATGTTTATCTTTTTGTTTATGAATTTGGCTTTTTGAAAAAGAAAGAAAATAATGTTGAAAAATACATTTTAATAAAATGGCAGGAGTATATGGAGTAATAAAATAATCTATTATATTTTATTCAAATATTTATACAACAAGTGAACATAAAGTTGAACACAATTCTACAAAACAATAGCACTAAACACCAGTAAAATGGTTTAAAAAATGAAGGTCTCGGAGATCATCACCCAAAGGTCACTGGTTCGATTCCAGTTCCCGCTACTAGAAAAATTAAGCCTTTACAGGAATTTGAGAGCTTTTTTATGCCTTGGGCACAACATTTCAAGGATCAAGTAATGTTATAGGAGGCAACTCAATTTATGCATATAATTTAGTTAGTCTAAAGAAGACGAATTCTACACCTCTTACGCCTCTGAACTGAGTTCTAAATTCTTTAAATTTGGCATTAAAAGATTCGGCAGAGACATTGGTACTTCTGTTATTAAAATAGTTCAA from Algibacter sp. L1A34 includes these protein-coding regions:
- a CDS encoding toxin-antitoxin system YwqK family antitoxin yields the protein MKLTILILLFSTISGFSQEIKFNLFLKDSCSNEIERSDYYHLEKDGTKYNISDFDGTIILLTKGEYKLVATEIGEVRKIVIDKLINSDTLVKPRIEEYIKKTNVSYKKGTSREQLKKLGIIPNYKFMNCEKVCDGIETDYYSNGKIRLKAEFKNGLVIGELKRYYQNGKIKEVSVYDNDGILIKTTLFNENGEIKKE
- a CDS encoding tetratricopeptide repeat protein; the encoded protein is MKHLYILIIFIFILSCKNDIYSDKEKIVTTKDGNTNVFYKNSFENGLIKDSIAAFDFDKGIEQSSQLNFKSSRGFYESANKLEPNNTIIINALGNVSADLKDFDKSYEYFEQSLRIDSLDAITYLNYGFSRARNDEFNKAIEPIQQRN
- the xerA gene encoding site-specific tyrosine recombinase/integron integrase, producing the protein MLNKHITLKHLFIKEKQCIGLQFNSDKVIQALIKELPNPKWSKEFNMVYILNNKSNVSLVFEKFKGVAWVNCNYFFKDRKLNSDNKTTDVSWFRERSIKKNFRTCPDEFLQKLELKKYSNSTVKNYVHSFEKFINHYKQRELFSINENDIRLYLQKLIKEDKSNSYINMSINAIKFYYEMVLGMPNRFYSIERPRKESKLPKVLSKEEIITIINFTNNIKHKCIISLLYSSGLRRNELLQLKIKDIDSKRMVIRVEQAKGNKDRYTVLNKSVLEDMRTYFKIYRPKTYLFENPIPGNPYSSSSVLQIVVKSAKNAGIKQRVTPHMLRHSFATHLLESGTDIRYIQLLLGHNSTKTTEIYTHVATSSFTEIKDLLS
- a CDS encoding transposase, which codes for MHNNSMLNYFNNRSTNVSAESFNAKFKEFRTQFRGVRGVEFVFFRLTKLYA